Proteins co-encoded in one Paracoccus aestuarii genomic window:
- a CDS encoding RNA-binding protein: MSRGGRDKDRDDPERRCIATGEVQPKRGLIRFVIGPDGQVAPDLAEKLPGRGIWVAADPAALQKAVAKNLFSRAARQQVQVDPDLPGLVEQGIARRLIDLVSLTRKSGRAVAGFEKVKGWLAEGRAKVLLQASDGSERGKGKLWTPTGGRWFGCLTASELGLSFGRDHVIHGALAKGGLTDKVILEAARLTGLRGHDDGNTAVGKE; the protein is encoded by the coding sequence TTGAGCCGTGGTGGACGTGACAAGGACCGGGACGACCCGGAACGCCGGTGCATCGCCACGGGCGAGGTGCAGCCCAAGCGGGGCCTGATCCGCTTCGTGATCGGGCCCGACGGCCAGGTCGCGCCCGACCTGGCGGAAAAGCTGCCCGGCCGGGGCATCTGGGTGGCGGCCGATCCGGCCGCCCTTCAGAAGGCGGTGGCGAAGAACCTGTTCTCGCGCGCCGCGCGCCAGCAGGTGCAGGTCGATCCCGACCTGCCCGGGCTGGTCGAACAGGGCATCGCGCGGCGGCTGATCGACCTGGTCTCGCTGACCCGGAAATCGGGCCGCGCGGTGGCCGGGTTCGAAAAGGTCAAGGGCTGGCTGGCCGAAGGCCGGGCCAAGGTCCTGCTGCAGGCCAGCGACGGGTCGGAACGCGGCAAGGGCAAGCTGTGGACGCCCACCGGCGGGCGCTGGTTCGGCTGCCTGACGGCATCGGAATTGGGTTTGTCCTTTGGGCGAGATCATGTCATACACGGCGCGCTTGCGAAGGGTGGCCTGACGGACAAGGTAATCTTGGAAGCTGCCAGACTGACGGGTCTGCGCGGGCATGACGACGGCAATACGGCCGTCGGGAAGGAATGA
- the infB gene encoding translation initiation factor IF-2 has translation MSDKDGKPPLGLGGAGRSGQVKQSFSHGRTKSVVVETKRKRVVVPKAATPMTDAQKEKNPLTARMAGDSSKRPAGISDAEMERRLKALAAAKAREAEDNARRAAEEKAREEERERRRAEIEAKAREEREREEALKAKALAEAQAAQDAADEARRKAEPRQERPKPAAAAKPAAPDQAAIEAAAARAETKGVSTGVARKPDRVADRPDRDKAGKGKTDDNRRGGKLSLNQALNGEGGRQRSMAAMKRKQERTRQKAMGQSVRAEKQVRDVQLPETIVVQELANRMKERAADVVKSLMKMGMMVSMNQPIDADTAELVIEEFGHRAVRVSDADVEQVIDTVVDKDEDLRSRPPIITIMGHVDHGKTSLLDAIRNANVVSGEAGGITQHIGAYQVTTESGAVLSFLDTPGHAAFTSMRARGAQVTDIVVLVVAADDAVMPQTVEAINHAKAANVPMIVAINKIDKPAADPQKVRTDLLQHEVVVEAMSGEVQDVEVSAKTGLGLDALLEAIALQAEILELKANPNRAAQGAVIEAQLDVGRGPVATVLVQHGTLRRGDIFVVGEQWGKVRALINDKGERVEEAGPSVPVEVLGLNGTPEAGDVLNVVETEAQAREIAEFRIAQAKDKRAAAGAATTLEQLMAKAKADVNVAELPVVVKADVQGSAEAIVQALEKVGNDEVRVRVLHYGVGAITESDIGLAEASGAPVIGFNVRANAPARNAANQKGVEIRYYSIIYDLVDDIKAAASGLLSAEVRENFIGYASIKEVFKVTGVGKVAGCLVTEGVARRSAGVRLLRDDVVIHEGTLKTLKRFKDEVKEVQSGQECGMAFENYDDIRPGDVIEIFEREEVERTL, from the coding sequence ATGAGCGATAAAGACGGAAAACCCCCCCTGGGTCTCGGCGGCGCTGGCCGTTCGGGACAGGTCAAGCAGAGCTTCAGCCACGGACGCACCAAAAGCGTCGTCGTCGAGACCAAGCGCAAGCGCGTCGTGGTGCCCAAGGCCGCCACGCCGATGACCGATGCCCAGAAAGAAAAGAACCCGCTGACCGCCCGCATGGCCGGCGACAGCTCCAAGCGGCCCGCCGGCATCTCGGATGCCGAGATGGAGCGCCGTCTGAAGGCCCTCGCCGCCGCCAAGGCGCGCGAGGCCGAGGACAATGCCCGCCGCGCGGCCGAGGAGAAGGCCCGCGAGGAGGAGCGCGAGCGCCGCCGCGCCGAGATCGAGGCCAAGGCCCGCGAGGAGCGCGAGCGCGAGGAGGCCCTGAAGGCCAAGGCGCTGGCCGAGGCGCAGGCCGCCCAGGACGCCGCCGACGAGGCCCGCCGCAAGGCCGAGCCGCGCCAGGAACGTCCCAAGCCCGCCGCCGCCGCCAAGCCCGCCGCCCCCGACCAGGCCGCGATCGAGGCCGCCGCCGCGCGCGCCGAGACCAAGGGCGTGTCCACCGGCGTGGCCCGCAAGCCCGATCGCGTGGCCGACCGTCCCGACCGCGACAAGGCCGGCAAGGGCAAGACGGACGACAACCGCCGCGGCGGCAAGCTGTCGCTGAACCAGGCGCTGAACGGCGAAGGCGGCCGCCAGCGCAGCATGGCCGCGATGAAGCGCAAGCAGGAACGCACCCGCCAGAAGGCGATGGGCCAGTCGGTCCGCGCCGAAAAGCAGGTCCGCGACGTCCAGCTGCCCGAGACGATCGTCGTGCAGGAACTGGCGAACCGGATGAAGGAACGCGCCGCCGACGTGGTCAAGTCGCTGATGAAGATGGGCATGATGGTCTCCATGAACCAGCCCATCGACGCCGACACGGCCGAGCTGGTGATCGAGGAATTCGGCCATCGCGCCGTCCGCGTCAGCGATGCCGATGTGGAACAGGTCATCGACACCGTCGTCGACAAGGACGAGGACCTGCGTTCGCGCCCGCCGATCATCACGATCATGGGCCATGTGGACCACGGCAAGACCTCGCTCTTGGATGCGATCCGCAACGCCAATGTCGTCTCGGGCGAGGCCGGCGGCATCACCCAGCATATCGGCGCCTATCAGGTGACGACGGAATCGGGTGCGGTCCTGTCCTTCCTGGACACGCCGGGCCACGCGGCCTTCACCTCGATGCGGGCCCGTGGCGCGCAGGTGACGGATATCGTGGTCCTGGTGGTCGCGGCCGATGACGCCGTGATGCCGCAGACGGTCGAGGCGATCAACCACGCCAAGGCCGCGAACGTGCCCATGATCGTGGCGATCAACAAGATCGACAAGCCCGCAGCCGACCCCCAGAAGGTCCGCACCGACTTGCTGCAGCACGAGGTGGTCGTCGAGGCCATGTCGGGCGAGGTTCAGGATGTCGAGGTCTCGGCCAAGACGGGCCTCGGTCTGGACGCCCTGCTGGAGGCCATCGCCCTGCAGGCCGAGATCCTGGAGCTGAAGGCCAACCCGAACCGGGCGGCCCAAGGCGCGGTGATCGAGGCACAGCTGGATGTGGGCCGCGGCCCCGTGGCCACCGTGCTGGTCCAGCACGGCACCCTGCGTCGCGGCGACATCTTCGTCGTGGGCGAGCAATGGGGCAAGGTCCGCGCGCTGATCAACGACAAGGGCGAGCGCGTCGAGGAGGCCGGTCCCTCGGTCCCCGTCGAGGTGCTGGGCCTGAACGGCACGCCCGAGGCCGGTGACGTGCTGAACGTGGTCGAGACCGAGGCCCAGGCCCGCGAGATCGCCGAGTTCCGCATCGCCCAGGCCAAGGACAAGCGCGCCGCCGCCGGTGCCGCCACCACGCTGGAACAGCTGATGGCCAAGGCCAAGGCAGATGTGAACGTGGCCGAACTGCCCGTGGTCGTGAAGGCCGACGTGCAGGGTTCGGCCGAGGCGATCGTCCAGGCCCTGGAAAAGGTCGGCAATGACGAGGTCCGCGTGCGGGTCCTGCATTACGGCGTCGGCGCTATCACCGAATCCGATATCGGCCTGGCCGAGGCGTCGGGAGCGCCGGTGATCGGCTTCAACGTCCGTGCCAACGCGCCGGCCCGCAATGCTGCCAACCAGAAAGGGGTCGAGATCCGCTATTACTCGATCATCTATGACCTGGTGGACGACATCAAGGCGGCGGCCTCGGGGCTGCTGTCTGCCGAAGTGCGCGAGAACTTCATCGGCTATGCGTCGATCAAGGAGGTCTTCAAGGTCACCGGCGTCGGCAAGGTCGCGGGCTGTCTGGTCACCGAAGGCGTGGCGCGCCGTTCGGCGGGCGTGCGTCTGCTGCGCGACGACGTGGTGATCCACGAGGGCACGCTGAAGACGCTGAAGCGCTTCAAGGACGAGGTCAAGGAAGTGCAGTCCGGCCAGGAATGCGGCATGGCCTTCGAGAATTACGACGACATCCGCCCCGGCGACGTCATCGAGATCTTCGAGCGCGAGGAGGTCGAGCGCACGCTCTGA
- the fmt gene encoding methionyl-tRNA formyltransferase has translation MRIVFMGTPDFSVPALRAIAARHQVLAVYCQPPRAAGRGQKPRSSPVQRAAEDLGIPVRSPVSLRDAQAQADFADLGADAAVVVAYGLILPQAVLDAPRLGCVNIHASLLPRWRGAAPIHRAILAGDTQTGIAIMQMEAGLDTGPVLAERRLPITDRDTTASLHDSLAQMGAELILDVLEVLPGDPVPQPEAGVTYAAKIDKAEARIDWTRPAAQIDRQIRGLSPFPGAWCDIAGERVKLLDSRLAQGSGAPGTVLPDFTIACGDGAVRILLAQRAGRRPMTPQDLLRGWALPAQLG, from the coding sequence ATGCGCATCGTCTTCATGGGCACGCCCGATTTCTCCGTCCCCGCGCTGCGGGCCATCGCCGCCCGGCATCAGGTCCTGGCCGTCTATTGCCAGCCGCCCCGCGCGGCAGGTCGGGGGCAGAAGCCCCGGTCCTCGCCCGTCCAGCGCGCGGCCGAGGATCTGGGCATCCCCGTGCGCAGCCCCGTCTCGCTGCGCGACGCGCAGGCGCAGGCGGATTTCGCCGATCTGGGCGCCGATGCCGCGGTGGTCGTGGCCTATGGGCTGATCCTGCCGCAGGCGGTGCTGGACGCGCCGCGATTGGGCTGCGTGAACATCCACGCCTCGCTGCTGCCGCGCTGGCGGGGCGCGGCGCCGATCCACCGCGCGATCCTGGCCGGGGATACCCAGACCGGCATCGCCATCATGCAGATGGAGGCCGGGCTGGATACCGGCCCGGTCCTTGCCGAACGGCGCCTGCCCATCACCGATCGCGACACGACGGCCAGCTTGCATGACAGCCTGGCACAGATGGGCGCCGAGCTGATCCTCGACGTGCTGGAGGTGCTGCCCGGCGACCCCGTGCCCCAGCCCGAGGCCGGGGTGACCTATGCCGCCAAGATCGACAAGGCCGAGGCACGGATCGACTGGACCCGTCCCGCGGCCCAGATCGACCGCCAGATCCGCGGCCTGTCGCCCTTTCCGGGCGCGTGGTGCGACATCGCGGGCGAACGGGTCAAGCTGCTGGACAGCCGGCTGGCCCAGGGGTCGGGCGCGCCCGGCACCGTCCTGCCCGATTTCACCATCGCCTGCGGTGACGGCGCGGTGCGCATCCTCCTCGCGCAGCGCGCGGGCCGCCGCCCCATGACGCCGCAGGACCTGCTGCGGGGCTGGGCGCTGCCGGCGCAGCTGGGCTAG
- a CDS encoding peptide deformylase, with amino-acid sequence MPDRAGWVRPDLTGDLARGRVQRVLLWPDPVLLTRCDPAGYLTGPELRQLAADLLVTMYEAGGRGLAAPQIGVLRRVFVMDAGWKDGRPAPLIAADPEITAPSDARDTASETCLSIPGRPVDMDRPEAVTLNHYDLDGIFRSLRLTGPAARIAQHEADHLDGRLILKDPA; translated from the coding sequence GTGCCTGACAGGGCAGGCTGGGTCCGCCCCGATCTGACGGGCGATCTGGCACGGGGCCGGGTGCAGCGGGTGCTGCTCTGGCCCGACCCGGTCCTGCTGACGCGCTGCGACCCGGCCGGATACCTGACCGGACCGGAGCTGCGCCAGCTGGCCGCCGACCTGCTGGTCACCATGTACGAGGCCGGGGGCAGGGGCCTGGCCGCGCCCCAGATCGGCGTGCTGCGCCGGGTCTTCGTGATGGATGCGGGCTGGAAGGACGGCCGCCCCGCGCCGCTGATCGCCGCCGATCCGGAAATCACCGCCCCGTCCGACGCCCGCGACACCGCCTCCGAGACCTGCCTGTCGATCCCCGGTCGCCCCGTGGACATGGACCGCCCCGAGGCCGTCACGCTGAACCATTACGACCTGGACGGCATCTTCCGCAGCCTGCGCCTGACCGGCCCTGCCGCCCGCATCGCCCAGCACGAGGCCGACCATCTGGACGGTCGCCTGATCCTGAAGGACCCCGCATGA
- a CDS encoding lysophospholipid acyltransferase family protein, giving the protein MNRPGPMTPVQHLRNLLFYIHLIFATLIIGILGIPSLRRGRDGANAVATRWIGHFIWAARVYLNLTCEIRGTPPTQNCIVAAKHQSFWDIMVIAHAVPRRAFIMKREVMRVPVMGWYAWKTGCIPIDRTRGRDAMAAINATINQRMSAEGVGQLIIYPEGTRTLPGQRRPYKHGVATIRAGTGLPVVPVAVNCGMFWPRGGWGIRPGRSVVEFLPVIGPDVPAEGLMPRLEAEIETTSDRLMAEAGLRLLEPGGADDSPARPGGHLSS; this is encoded by the coding sequence ATGAACCGCCCCGGCCCGATGACCCCGGTCCAGCATCTGCGCAACCTGCTGTTCTACATCCACCTGATCTTCGCCACGCTGATCATCGGCATCCTGGGCATCCCGTCCCTGCGCCGGGGCCGCGATGGCGCCAATGCGGTGGCCACCCGCTGGATCGGGCATTTCATCTGGGCGGCCCGCGTCTATCTGAACCTGACCTGCGAGATCCGCGGCACGCCCCCCACCCAGAACTGCATCGTCGCGGCCAAGCACCAGTCCTTCTGGGACATCATGGTGATCGCCCATGCCGTGCCCCGCCGCGCCTTCATCATGAAGCGCGAGGTGATGCGCGTGCCCGTCATGGGCTGGTATGCGTGGAAGACCGGCTGCATCCCCATCGACCGCACCCGCGGGCGCGACGCGATGGCCGCGATCAACGCCACCATCAACCAGCGCATGTCGGCCGAGGGCGTGGGCCAGCTGATCATCTATCCGGAGGGGACGCGGACCCTGCCGGGCCAGCGCCGCCCTTACAAGCATGGCGTGGCCACGATCCGCGCGGGCACCGGCCTGCCGGTGGTGCCGGTCGCGGTGAATTGCGGCATGTTCTGGCCGCGCGGCGGATGGGGCATCCGCCCGGGCCGATCGGTCGTGGAATTCCTGCCCGTCATCGGCCCCGATGTCCCCGCCGAGGGCCTGATGCCCCGGCTGGAGGCCGAGATCGAGACGACCTCGGACCGGCTGATGGCCGAGGCGGGGCTGCGCCTGCTGGAACCGGGCGGGGCCGATGACAGCCCCGCCCGGCCGGGCGGTCACCTCAGCTCGTAA
- a CDS encoding MalY/PatB family protein: MPAPDFDRIIDRRGTHCSKWDDMQAAYGVSADDGLAMWVADMDFAPPACVQAAVDRAAAHGVYGYPGANRPYLDAIGWWMQARHGWTIQPDWILTCAGLVNGVAMALNAFTAPGDGVVVMSPVYHAFGRIVRAGGRRLVELPLALRDGQYHMDWQDWETRLDGSERMLILCSPHNPGGRVWSAEELRAVADFCKAHDLILVSDEIHADLVMPDAPRHVVTALAAPDIADRLVTLNAATKTFNIAGAHIGQAIIADPGLRARFRDALMAAGISPAMLGMDMVAAAYSPEGADWVDALVAYLDGNRRVFDAAVNAIPGLRSMPLQATYLSWVDFSGTGMAQPEVIARVQGDARIAANHGDSFGAGGSGYLRFNLATPRARVQEAARRLTHAFADLQ, encoded by the coding sequence ATGCCCGCCCCCGATTTCGACCGCATCATCGACCGCCGCGGCACCCATTGCAGCAAATGGGACGACATGCAGGCGGCCTATGGCGTGTCTGCGGATGACGGGTTGGCGATGTGGGTGGCCGACATGGACTTCGCGCCCCCCGCCTGCGTCCAGGCCGCGGTCGATCGCGCGGCGGCGCATGGCGTCTATGGCTATCCCGGCGCGAACCGGCCCTATCTGGACGCGATCGGCTGGTGGATGCAGGCGCGCCACGGCTGGACCATCCAGCCCGACTGGATCCTGACCTGCGCGGGGCTGGTCAACGGGGTGGCGATGGCGCTGAACGCCTTCACCGCGCCCGGCGACGGGGTCGTGGTCATGAGCCCGGTCTATCACGCCTTCGGCCGGATCGTGCGCGCCGGCGGGCGCCGCCTGGTCGAGCTGCCCTTGGCGCTTCGGGACGGGCAGTATCACATGGACTGGCAGGACTGGGAGACGCGGCTGGACGGGTCCGAGCGGATGCTGATCCTGTGTTCGCCGCACAATCCCGGCGGCCGCGTCTGGTCCGCCGAGGAGCTGCGCGCCGTCGCCGATTTCTGCAAGGCCCACGACCTGATCCTGGTCTCGGACGAGATCCACGCCGATCTGGTCATGCCTGACGCGCCGCGCCATGTGGTGACGGCCTTGGCCGCGCCGGACATCGCCGACCGGCTGGTGACGCTGAACGCGGCGACCAAGACCTTCAACATCGCGGGGGCCCATATCGGTCAGGCGATCATCGCCGATCCCGGCCTGCGGGCGCGGTTCCGCGACGCGCTGATGGCGGCGGGCATATCGCCCGCGATGCTGGGCATGGACATGGTCGCCGCCGCCTATTCGCCCGAGGGGGCGGATTGGGTCGATGCGCTGGTGGCCTATCTGGACGGCAACCGGCGGGTCTTCGACGCGGCGGTGAACGCGATCCCGGGGCTGCGGTCGATGCCGCTGCAGGCGACCTATCTGTCCTGGGTCGATTTCTCGGGGACCGGCATGGCCCAGCCCGAGGTCATCGCCCGCGTCCAGGGCGACGCGCGGATCGCCGCCAATCACGGCGACAGCTTCGGGGCGGGCGGATCGGGCTATCTGCGCTTCAACCTGGCCACGCCCCGCGCCCGCGTGCAGGAGGCCGCGCGCCGCCTGACCCATGCCTTCGCCGACCTGCAATAG
- the def gene encoding peptide deformylase, with amino-acid sequence MSLRPILIHPDPRLKKVAEPVARITPEIETLAADMLATMYDAPGIGLAAPQIGVGLRVFVMDATREPEAEPAPLVMVNPRVTWESEALNSYEEGCLSIPEQYGEVTRPAQIRMEWLGLDGRIHEREFDELWATCAQHELDHLDGVLFIDHLSAIKRQMITRKMVKLKREQARA; translated from the coding sequence ATGAGCCTCAGACCGATCCTGATCCATCCCGATCCGCGCCTGAAGAAGGTGGCCGAACCCGTCGCCCGCATCACGCCGGAGATCGAGACGCTGGCCGCCGACATGCTGGCCACCATGTATGACGCGCCCGGCATCGGCCTGGCCGCGCCGCAGATCGGCGTGGGCCTGCGCGTCTTCGTGATGGACGCCACCCGCGAGCCCGAGGCCGAGCCCGCGCCCCTGGTCATGGTGAACCCCCGCGTGACCTGGGAATCCGAGGCGCTGAACAGCTACGAGGAGGGCTGCCTGTCCATCCCCGAGCAGTATGGCGAGGTGACCCGCCCCGCCCAGATCCGCATGGAGTGGCTGGGGCTGGACGGCCGCATCCATGAACGCGAATTCGACGAGCTGTGGGCCACCTGCGCCCAGCATGAACTGGACCATCTGGACGGGGTGCTGTTCATCGACCACCTCTCGGCGATCAAGCGGCAGATGATCACCCGCAAGATGGTCAAGCTGAAGCGGGAACAGGCCCGTGCCTGA
- a CDS encoding acetyl-CoA carboxylase carboxyltransferase subunit alpha — translation MVYLDFEKPLADIEGKAEELRAMARKGEGAVDVEKEAAALDRKSADLLRDLYGSLDPWRKTQVARHPDRPHCRDYVQALFTEFTPLAGDRAFGDDHAVMGGLARFNDAPCVVIGHEKGNDTKSRIHHNFGMARPEGYRKAVRLMDMAHRFGLPVITLVDTPGAYPGKGAEERGQSEAIARCTMKCLEIGVPLVSVIIGEGGSGGAVAFATANRIAMLEHSIYSVISPEGCASILWKDAERTRDAAEALRLTAQDLQSLDVIDRIIAEPMGGAQRHPGDAIAAVGHEIAAMLDDLHGLSPKDLIQDRRAKFLAMGSRGLTA, via the coding sequence ATGGTCTACCTGGATTTCGAAAAACCCCTGGCCGATATCGAAGGCAAGGCCGAGGAGCTGCGCGCCATGGCCCGCAAGGGCGAAGGCGCCGTCGATGTCGAAAAGGAGGCCGCGGCGCTGGACCGCAAATCGGCCGATCTGCTGCGCGATCTCTACGGCTCGCTGGATCCCTGGCGCAAGACGCAGGTGGCCCGCCATCCCGATCGCCCGCATTGCCGCGACTATGTCCAGGCGCTGTTCACCGAATTCACGCCCCTGGCCGGCGACCGCGCGTTTGGCGACGACCATGCGGTGATGGGCGGGCTGGCGCGGTTCAACGACGCCCCCTGCGTGGTCATCGGCCATGAGAAGGGCAACGACACCAAGTCCCGCATCCACCACAATTTCGGCATGGCCCGCCCCGAGGGCTATCGCAAGGCCGTGCGGCTGATGGACATGGCCCATCGCTTCGGCCTGCCGGTCATCACGCTGGTCGACACGCCCGGCGCCTATCCCGGCAAGGGCGCCGAGGAACGCGGGCAATCCGAGGCCATCGCCCGCTGCACCATGAAATGCCTGGAGATCGGCGTGCCGCTGGTCAGCGTCATCATCGGCGAGGGCGGGTCCGGCGGGGCCGTGGCCTTCGCCACCGCCAACCGCATCGCGATGCTGGAACATTCGATCTATTCGGTGATCTCGCCCGAGGGCTGCGCATCCATCCTGTGGAAGGATGCCGAACGCACCCGCGACGCGGCCGAGGCCCTGCGCCTGACCGCCCAGGACCTGCAATCGCTGGACGTGATCGACCGGATCATCGCCGAGCCCATGGGCGGCGCGCAGCGCCATCCGGGCGACGCCATCGCCGCCGTCGGACACGAGATCGCGGCCATGCTGGACGACCTGCATGGCCTGTCGCCCAAGGACCTGATCCAGGACCGCCGCGCCAAGTTCTTGGCCATGGGATCGCGCGGCCTGACCGCCTGA
- the def gene encoding peptide deformylase, whose translation MTVRACLPWGDPRLHRPADPVEAVTDTVRMIWDDMIDTMEAMPGVGLAAPQIGISLALAVVDASDRRGQAIRMANPVVLHKSIQMRAHDEASPNLPGVSARIERPRAVTVRYLNDQGESEDRDFVGLWATSVQHQIDHLAGRLFVDRLSPLRRRMLVAKSAKLARR comes from the coding sequence ATGACCGTCCGCGCCTGCCTGCCTTGGGGCGATCCGCGCCTGCACCGCCCCGCCGATCCGGTCGAGGCGGTCACGGACACCGTCCGCATGATCTGGGACGACATGATCGACACGATGGAGGCGATGCCGGGCGTGGGCCTGGCCGCCCCCCAGATCGGCATATCGCTGGCCTTGGCCGTCGTCGACGCATCGGACAGGCGGGGCCAGGCGATCCGCATGGCCAATCCCGTCGTGCTGCACAAAAGCATCCAGATGCGCGCCCATGACGAGGCCAGCCCGAACCTGCCCGGCGTCTCGGCCCGGATCGAGCGGCCCCGCGCGGTCACGGTGCGATACCTCAACGACCAGGGCGAAAGCGAGGATCGCGATTTCGTGGGCCTCTGGGCCACCAGCGTCCAGCATCAGATCGACCATCTGGCGGGGCGTCTCTTCGTCGATCGCCTGTCGCCGCTGCGGCGCCGGATGCTGGTCGCCAAATCGGCCAAGCTGGCGCGCCGCTGA